The following are from one region of the Nicotiana tabacum cultivar K326 chromosome 3, ASM71507v2, whole genome shotgun sequence genome:
- the LOC142176789 gene encoding uncharacterized protein LOC142176789, translating to MAIGDESSPSSSVPVPPNTVNGDLGTGTTSFSIIDHNHLLFLQPTDTPGSTLISLQLTRSDNYALWSRAMRIGLLGKSKLGFVNGRFPKIRFEPELHDQWEKVDVVILPWIMNSIRPGLLSSVLYACDAHKVWEDLKERFNKFNGSRVLYLHREIHSLTQGTMTIADYFSKSKDLWDKFDALMPCPKSKKYSQHFEANRLLQFLIGLNETYAQARSQIMMMSHVPSINKAYALLVDQESQRILATCQQSMLITKGIESTILYNNRGNEASGGYPPDFKTKKKGSTTPGLYANGVSGVDFSLLLKGNEEAPGSSSRLAVTGTPITLMTSFINKNWIIDTGASNHMASRIDMLNSHSTINKESKNVVHLSNGEMVFVIHKGKATDLYSSQVKGIGRENHELYILQGEGLQNSSTLSEGRYLSTIDVSSSCLSLVLEEIYPFKHIKQITNPLFLVLEFVSDAIDNSVHPCTAPQSVIQSSPGTSADDIEDDHCHIPNTTKISTISEDLVVDLLISHELRKSSRTSRPYLWLQDYVVHSKGSKCAYPISAHWVEAMKLEITTLEDNHTWSIVDLPTGKKPIGYKWIFKIKHKASGEIERFKWFIYQTDVHNAFLNDVLLEEVYMVIPEGFARQGKNQKVCKLHKSLYGLKQAHRQWNMKLTESLVSMGFEQSHYDYFLFTKKTAGDVVIILVYVDDLLITGNNPSLISDTRCKL from the exons ATGGCAATTGGAGATGAGTCGAGTCCCTCGAGTAGTGTACCTGTTCCTCCTAACACTGTAAATGGTGATTTGGGCACAGGCACCACAAGTTTTTCAATAATCGATCATAATCATCTTTTGTTCTTACAGCCAACCGATACTCCAGGAAGTACACTAATTTCACTTCAGTTGACTAGATCAGATAATTATGCTCTATGGAGTCGTGCTATGAGAATTGGCCTTTTAGGTAAGAGCAAATTAGGTTTTGTTAATGGTCGATTTCCTAAAATTAGATTTGAACCTGAGTTACATGATCAATGGGAAAAGGTTGATGTTGTTATTCTACCATGGATCATGAATTCAATTAGACCTGGCTTATTGAGTAGTGTTCTGTATGCTTGTGATGCTCATAAGGTTTGGGAGGATCtcaaggaaagatttaataaattCAATGGCTCTAGAGTTCTATATCTTCATAGAGAAATCCATAGTCTTACTCAAGGAACCATGACAATtgctgattatttctctaaatcgAAAGATCTGTGGGATAAATTTGATGCACTCATGCCTTGTCCTAAATCTAAGAAATATTCTCAGCATTTTGAAGCTAATAGGTTACTGCAATTTCTGATAGGTTTGAATGAAACCTATGCCCAGGCCAGAAGCCAAATTATGATGATGTCTCATGTACCTAGCATCAACAAAGCATATGCACTTCTTGTTGATCAAGAAAGTCAGAGAATTCTTGCAACCTGTCAGCAATCTATGCTAATTACTAAAGGGATAGAAAGCACAATATTGTATAACAACAGAGGAAATGAAGCCTCGGGAG GATATCCACCTGACTTTAAGACCAAGAAGAAAGGTTCTACAACTCCTGGTTTGTATGCTAATGGTGTCTCAGGTGTAGATTTTTCC CTGCTGTTAAAAGGAAATGAGGAAGCTCCAGGATCATCCAGTAGGTTGGCTGTAACAGGCACTCCGATTACCCTAATGACCAGCTTTATCAATAAGAACTGGATCATAGACACTGGTGCCTCAAATCATATGGCTTCTAGAATTGACATGCTTAATTCACATAGTACTATtaataaagaaagtaaaaatgtaGTTCACTTATCAAATGGAGAAATGGTGTTTGTTATTCATAAAGGGAAGGCTACT GATCTCTATAGTAGTCAGGTAAAGGGGATTGGTAGGGAGAATCATGAACTGTATATTCTACAAGGAGAAGGTCTTCAAAACTCTTCAACACTGTCTGAAGGAAGATATCTCAGCACAATTGATGTCTCTTCTAGTTGCCTAAGTCTAGTTCTA GAAGAAATATATCCTTTCAAGCACATAAAGCAAATCACTAATCCTTTGTTTCTTGTGCTGGAGTTTGTTTCTGATGCTATTGACAACTCAGTTCATCCTTGCACAGCTCCTCAAAGTGTGATACAGTCCTCTCCAGGAACTTCAGCAGATGACATTGAAGATGATCACTGTCATATTCCAAACACAACTAAAATTTCAACTATAAGTGAAGATCTTGTAGTTGATCTTCTGATTTCACATGAACTTAGAAAGTCTTCTAGAACTAGTAGACCATATCTGTGGCTacaggactatgtggttcattCAAAAGGGTCCAAATGTGCCTATCCAATCTCAGCTCAT TGGGTTGAAGCTATGAAACTGGAGATAACAACATTAGAGGATAACCACACCTGGAGTATTGTTGATCTGCCCACTGGAAAGAAACCTATTGGCTACAAATggatattcaagatcaagcataaggcATCAGGGGAGATAGAGAGATTCAAG TGGTTCATATATCAAACGGATGTGCATAATGCCTTCCTCAATGATGTTCTCCTAGAGGAAGTTTATATGGTAATTCCTGAAGGGTTTGCCAGACAGGGGAAGAATCAGAAGGTTTGCAAACTACACAAATCTCTATATGGTCTCAAACAGGCTCATAGGCAGTGGAATATGAAACTGACTGAATCTCTGGTGTCAATGGGatttgaacaaagtcactatgaCTATTTCTTATTCACCAAGAAGACTGCAGGTGATGTAGTTATAATCTTGGTGTATGTGGATGACTTATTGATCACTGGTAATAATCCAAGTCTGATTAGTGACACTAGGTGTAAATTGTAG